Proteins encoded by one window of Chitinophagaceae bacterium:
- the gatC gene encoding Asp-tRNA(Asn)/Glu-tRNA(Gln) amidotransferase subunit GatC, translating into MEIDKKILYKIADLARLEIDPEKEEELLQKMNSMVEFIEHLQKMDTENVEPLINMSFEINNMRKDEAKDYDKKEYIFKNAPQRENDYFQVSKIIPS; encoded by the coding sequence ATGGAAATAGATAAAAAAATTTTATATAAAATAGCAGATTTAGCAAGATTAGAAATAGACCCCGAAAAAGAAGAAGAACTCTTACAAAAAATGAACAGTATGGTAGAATTTATAGAACATCTCCAAAAGATGGATACAGAAAACGTAGAGCCGCTCATTAATATGTCTTTTGAAATAAACAATATGAGAAAAGACGAAGCAAAAGATTACGATAAAAAAGAATATATTTTCAAAAACGCTCCCCAGAGAGAAAACGATTACTTTCAAGTTTCCAAAATTATCCCATCATAA